From Streptomyces asiaticus, one genomic window encodes:
- a CDS encoding acyl-CoA mutase large subunit family protein, which yields MDAEGIDAGRRRWQARYDAAHKRDADFSTLSGDRVEPVYGPAPGDSVAGFERIGWPGEFPFTRGLHATGYRGRAWTIRQFAGFGNAEQTNERYKMILKAGGGGLSVAFDMPTLMGRDSDDPRSLGEVGHCGVAIDSAADMEILFKDIPLGDVTTSMTISGPAVPVFCMYLVAAERQGVDISRLNGTLQTDIFKEYIAQKEWLFPPEPHLKLIGDLMEYCSEGIPAYKPLSVSGYHIREAGATAAQELAYTLADGFGYVELGLSRGLDVDTFAPGLSFFFDAHVDFFEEIAKFRAARRIWARWMRDVYGATTEKAQWLRFHTQTAGVSLTAQQPYNNVVRTAVEALAAVLGGTNSLHTNALDETLALPSEQAAEIALRTQQVLMEETGVVNVADPLGGSWYVEALTDRIEADAEKIFEQIKERGRRTVPDGQEPRWPITAGILQGIEDGWFTGEIAESAFRYQRALEKGDKKVVGVNCHEGSVTGELEILRVSHEVEREQVRALGGRKAGRDDAEITKGLQAMIAATREGSNMIEPMLAAVRAEATLGEICDALRDEWGVYTEPAGF from the coding sequence ATGGACGCCGAAGGCATTGACGCGGGCCGCCGACGGTGGCAGGCCCGATACGACGCGGCACACAAGCGCGACGCGGACTTCTCGACGCTGTCGGGGGACCGCGTCGAGCCGGTCTACGGACCCGCCCCGGGCGACTCCGTGGCGGGGTTCGAGCGGATCGGCTGGCCCGGGGAGTTCCCGTTCACCCGTGGCCTCCACGCCACCGGGTACCGGGGCCGGGCCTGGACCATCCGCCAGTTCGCCGGGTTCGGCAATGCCGAGCAGACCAATGAGCGCTACAAGATGATCCTCAAGGCGGGCGGCGGCGGGCTCTCGGTCGCCTTCGACATGCCCACCCTGATGGGCCGCGACTCCGACGACCCGCGCTCGCTCGGCGAGGTCGGCCACTGCGGTGTCGCCATCGACTCCGCCGCCGACATGGAGATCCTCTTCAAGGACATCCCGCTCGGCGATGTCACCACCTCGATGACCATCAGCGGTCCGGCCGTCCCGGTCTTCTGTATGTACCTGGTCGCCGCCGAGCGCCAGGGCGTGGACATCTCACGGCTGAACGGCACGCTCCAGACGGACATCTTCAAGGAGTACATCGCCCAGAAGGAGTGGCTCTTCCCGCCCGAGCCGCATCTGAAGCTGATCGGCGACCTGATGGAGTACTGCTCCGAGGGCATCCCCGCGTACAAGCCGCTGTCCGTCTCCGGCTACCACATCCGCGAGGCCGGGGCGACGGCCGCGCAGGAGCTCGCGTACACCCTCGCCGACGGCTTCGGCTATGTGGAGCTCGGCCTCTCCCGGGGCCTGGACGTCGACACCTTCGCGCCCGGGCTGTCCTTCTTCTTCGACGCGCATGTCGACTTCTTCGAGGAGATCGCCAAGTTCCGCGCCGCCCGCCGGATCTGGGCCCGCTGGATGCGCGATGTCTACGGGGCGACCACCGAGAAGGCGCAGTGGCTGCGGTTCCACACCCAGACCGCCGGGGTCTCGCTCACCGCCCAGCAGCCGTACAACAACGTGGTGCGGACCGCCGTGGAGGCCCTCGCCGCGGTCCTCGGCGGCACCAACTCGCTGCACACCAACGCCCTGGACGAGACCCTCGCGCTGCCCAGTGAGCAGGCCGCCGAGATCGCCCTGCGCACCCAGCAGGTGCTGATGGAGGAGACCGGGGTGGTCAATGTGGCCGACCCGCTGGGCGGTTCCTGGTACGTCGAGGCGCTGACCGACCGGATCGAGGCCGACGCCGAGAAGATCTTCGAGCAGATCAAGGAGCGCGGCCGCCGTACGGTGCCGGACGGGCAGGAGCCCCGGTGGCCGATCACCGCGGGCATCCTCCAGGGCATCGAGGACGGCTGGTTCACCGGCGAGATCGCCGAATCCGCCTTCCGCTACCAGCGGGCCCTGGAGAAGGGGGACAAGAAGGTCGTCGGCGTCAACTGCCATGAGGGCTCGGTCACCGGCGAGCTGGAGATCCTGCGGGTCAGCCACGAGGTCGAGCGCGAGCAGGTGCGGGCGCTGGGCGGCCGTAAGGCAGGGCGCGACGATGCCGAGATCACCAAGGGGCTCCAGGCGATGATCGCCGCCACCCGCGAGGGCTCCAACATGATCGAGCCGATGCTGGCCGCGGTGCGCGCCGAGGCCACGCTCGGCGAGATCTGCGACGCCTTGCGCGACGAGTGGGGCGTCTACACGGAGCCGGCCGGCTTCTGA
- a CDS encoding DUF3817 domain-containing protein, translating into MKRSVLTRYRVMAYITAVMLLVLCTCMVFKYGFDTGEDLTLVVSQIHGVLYIVYLVFAFDLGSKAKWPFGKLLWVLVAGTIPTAAFFVERKVTREVEPLVSGAEPAPAQV; encoded by the coding sequence ATGAAACGCAGCGTGCTGACCCGCTACCGGGTCATGGCCTACATCACCGCAGTGATGCTGCTCGTGCTCTGCACCTGCATGGTGTTCAAGTACGGCTTCGACACGGGCGAGGACCTCACGCTCGTGGTCTCCCAGATCCACGGCGTGCTCTACATCGTCTACCTGGTCTTCGCCTTCGACCTCGGCTCCAAGGCCAAGTGGCCGTTCGGCAAGCTGCTGTGGGTCCTGGTGGCGGGCACCATCCCGACGGCCGCCTTCTTCGTCGAGCGCAAGGTCACCCGCGAGGTGGAGCCGCTGGTCAGCGGCGCCGAGCCCGCGCCCGCGCAGGTCTGA
- a CDS encoding MarR family winged helix-turn-helix transcriptional regulator, protein MPKPLSLSFDPIARADELWKQRWGSVPSMAAITSIMRAHQILLSQVDAVVRPYGLTFARYEALVLLTFSKSGELPMSKIGERLMVHPTSVTNTVDRLVTSGLVDKRPNPNDGRGTLASITDRGREVVESATRDLMAMEFGLGVYDAEDCGRIFEMLRPLRVSAEDFDDD, encoded by the coding sequence GTGCCGAAGCCGCTCAGCCTGTCGTTCGACCCCATCGCCCGCGCCGATGAGCTCTGGAAGCAGCGGTGGGGGTCCGTGCCCTCGATGGCCGCGATCACCTCGATCATGCGGGCCCACCAGATCCTGCTCAGCCAGGTCGACGCGGTCGTCAGACCCTACGGACTGACCTTCGCCCGCTATGAGGCGCTGGTGCTGCTCACCTTCTCCAAGTCCGGTGAGCTGCCGATGTCCAAGATCGGCGAGCGGCTGATGGTCCACCCGACCTCGGTCACCAACACGGTGGACCGCCTGGTCACATCGGGTCTGGTCGACAAGCGGCCGAACCCCAACGACGGCCGCGGCACCCTGGCCTCGATCACCGACCGGGGCCGTGAGGTGGTCGAGTCGGCCACCCGCGATCTGATGGCGATGGAGTTCGGGCTCGGGGTCTACGACGCCGAGGACTGCGGCCGGATCTTCGAGATGCTGCGCCCGCTGAGGGTCTCGGCGGAGGACTTCGACGACGACTGA
- a CDS encoding MFS transporter, producing the protein MSTPSGPGTTGPLESRPDAPASRPELAPGAGEGPPRGPGSVGYRAVFAVGEFRAVFAAHLVSMLGEVVGQIALSVLVFRLTGSPLLSALTFATSMLPYVIGGTLLSSVADRFPARRVLVVCDLVHAACVAAMVVPGMPVAVLLALRCVPAAISPVFSGTRSATLGDILGEGDAFVLGRSVLRITAQTAQLAGFGVGGLLLAAVSPRAALALTAAALVGSALVLRFGTRRRPARRLTGGGAPPATAGRCPLLGDSLSGIRRLFADRRIRALMLLSWVPPMFVVMPEVLLTPYSDGLGLGSVGLGLLMCGMPVGAITSEALVGSLLGPRARARLTLPVGVAAMLPALGYAAHPSFGWALALQVLTGCGIAYSLGLDQWFLAAVPDELRGRAMTAMSAGLMTAQGLGMTVSGAVAEFVPVHVVAATAGGCGALCSLLVALEVRRTVPGAVRPEV; encoded by the coding sequence ATGTCAACGCCCTCCGGGCCCGGCACCACGGGCCCCCTCGAGTCGCGCCCCGACGCGCCTGCCTCCCGACCCGAGCTCGCGCCCGGCGCCGGCGAGGGGCCGCCGCGGGGCCCGGGGAGCGTTGGCTACCGCGCGGTGTTCGCGGTCGGTGAGTTCCGGGCCGTCTTCGCCGCGCACCTGGTCTCCATGCTCGGCGAGGTGGTCGGTCAGATCGCGCTGTCCGTCCTGGTCTTCCGGCTCACCGGATCGCCGCTGCTGAGCGCCCTGACGTTCGCCACCTCGATGCTGCCGTACGTGATCGGCGGCACCCTGCTGTCCTCCGTGGCCGACCGCTTCCCGGCCCGCCGGGTGCTGGTGGTCTGCGATCTGGTGCACGCCGCGTGCGTGGCCGCCATGGTGGTGCCGGGGATGCCGGTGGCGGTGCTGCTCGCGCTGCGCTGTGTGCCCGCCGCGATCTCCCCGGTGTTCAGCGGCACCCGGTCGGCGACGCTCGGCGACATCCTCGGCGAGGGCGACGCCTTCGTACTGGGCCGCTCGGTCCTCCGGATCACCGCCCAGACCGCGCAGCTGGCCGGGTTCGGCGTCGGCGGGCTGCTGCTGGCCGCCGTCTCGCCGCGGGCCGCGCTGGCGCTCACCGCGGCGGCGCTCGTCGGCTCGGCGCTGGTGCTCCGCTTCGGCACCCGCCGCCGCCCGGCGCGCCGGCTGACCGGGGGCGGGGCTCCCCCGGCTACCGCTGGGAGGTGCCCCCTGCTCGGGGACTCGCTGAGCGGGATCCGGCGGCTGTTCGCGGACCGCCGGATCCGGGCGCTGATGCTGCTGTCGTGGGTGCCGCCGATGTTCGTGGTGATGCCCGAGGTCCTGCTGACGCCGTACTCCGATGGGCTGGGCCTCGGCTCGGTGGGCCTTGGGCTGCTGATGTGCGGGATGCCGGTGGGCGCGATCACCAGCGAGGCGCTGGTGGGCTCGCTGCTCGGCCCGCGTGCCCGGGCCCGGCTGACGCTGCCGGTCGGCGTCGCGGCGATGCTGCCCGCCCTGGGGTACGCCGCCCATCCGTCGTTCGGCTGGGCGCTGGCCCTCCAGGTGCTGACCGGCTGCGGTATCGCCTACAGCCTCGGCCTCGACCAGTGGTTCCTCGCCGCCGTCCCCGATGAGCTGCGCGGCCGGGCGATGACGGCGATGTCGGCCGGGCTGATGACCGCGCAGGGTCTGGGCATGACGGTCTCCGGGGCGGTCGCCGAGTTCGTACCGGTCCATGTGGTGGCCGCGACGGCGGGCGGCTGCGGGGCGCTGTGCTCGCTGTTGGTGGCGCTGGAGGTGCGGCGTACGGTCCCCGGGGCCGTCCGGCCCGAAGTGTGA
- a CDS encoding ArsR/SmtB family transcription factor, translating to MPLHMQFGADDLLRCRFAISPLCQTHEAVRTLRRTERHGYHLPWLRRVREALAGLDLSELWLLMPVRGYTPDFLGPPPEVPYAPFEDELARMRATDPAVARRELALSLECTPGAAGSARGRAMLDDPARAVQRLADVTEAAWRALVEPDWPRLRALLEADIAYRSRQLAEGGLERLFADLRPALRWTDGTLTIRNSVVPAQTQDLDGRGVLLMPSVFVWPDVISGFAPPWQPTVIYPARGVGGLWREPDAVTADALVRLLGVSRAAILSGLEEPASTTALAARHRLAPSSVSAHLAVLRGAGLLSSRRQGHQVLYERTPLGMALVGGG from the coding sequence ATGCCACTGCATATGCAGTTCGGTGCCGACGACCTGCTGCGCTGCCGGTTCGCCATCTCGCCGCTGTGCCAGACCCATGAGGCGGTGCGCACCCTGCGCCGGACCGAGCGGCACGGCTACCACCTGCCGTGGCTGCGGCGGGTGCGGGAGGCGCTGGCCGGGCTCGACCTGTCGGAGCTGTGGCTGCTGATGCCGGTGCGCGGCTACACCCCGGACTTCCTGGGTCCGCCGCCTGAGGTGCCGTACGCGCCGTTCGAGGACGAGCTGGCGCGGATGCGGGCCACGGACCCCGCCGTCGCCCGCCGTGAACTGGCCCTGTCCCTGGAGTGCACCCCGGGGGCGGCCGGCTCCGCGCGGGGCCGGGCGATGCTGGACGATCCGGCGCGGGCCGTCCAGCGGCTGGCGGATGTGACCGAGGCCGCCTGGCGGGCCCTGGTGGAGCCGGACTGGCCCCGGCTGCGGGCGTTACTGGAGGCCGATATCGCCTATCGCTCACGGCAGCTGGCCGAGGGCGGCCTGGAGCGGCTGTTCGCGGATCTGCGCCCGGCCCTGCGCTGGACGGACGGCACCCTCACCATCCGCAACTCCGTGGTGCCCGCCCAGACGCAGGACCTCGACGGCCGGGGAGTGCTGCTGATGCCCAGCGTCTTCGTCTGGCCGGATGTGATCAGCGGCTTCGCCCCGCCGTGGCAGCCCACGGTGATCTACCCGGCGCGCGGGGTCGGCGGGCTGTGGCGGGAGCCGGACGCGGTCACGGCGGACGCGCTCGTACGGCTCCTGGGGGTCAGCCGCGCCGCGATCCTCTCCGGTCTGGAGGAGCCCGCGTCCACCACGGCCCTGGCCGCCCGGCACCGCCTGGCGCCCTCGTCGGTCTCGGCGCATCTGGCGGTGCTGCGCGGCGCCGGGCTGCTCAGCTCACGGCGCCAGGGCCATCAGGTGCTGTACGAGCGCACCCCGCTGGGCATGGCCCTGGTGGGCGGGGGCTGA
- a CDS encoding MTH1187 family thiamine-binding protein, with protein sequence MIVAFSVTPLGVGEDVGEYVADAVRVVRESGLPNRTDAMFTSIEGEWDEVMEVVRRAVAVVEARAPRVSVVLKADIRPGVTDGLTSKVETVERHLSD encoded by the coding sequence ATGATCGTCGCCTTTTCGGTGACGCCGCTGGGCGTCGGCGAGGACGTGGGGGAGTACGTGGCCGACGCGGTGCGGGTGGTCCGCGAGTCGGGGCTGCCGAACCGTACGGACGCGATGTTCACCTCGATCGAGGGCGAGTGGGACGAGGTCATGGAGGTCGTCAGGCGCGCCGTCGCGGTGGTGGAGGCGCGGGCGCCCCGGGTCTCGGTGGTCCTCAAGGCCGATATCCGCCCGGGCGTCACGGACGGTCTGACCTCCAAGGTCGAGACCGTCGAGCGGCACCTCTCCGACTGA
- a CDS encoding DUF3817 domain-containing protein gives MDFKTATALRRLRLVSAPEAVSFLLLLICSVLKRTTDFNAVPVMGMVHGVLFILYVVFWADAWNRAKWRWQTAALYFVLSVLPTGGFFAERKLKREAEAGVIAARARKEGVVNA, from the coding sequence GTGGACTTCAAGACCGCCACCGCGCTGCGCCGGCTCCGCCTGGTCTCCGCGCCCGAGGCCGTGTCGTTCCTGCTGCTGCTCATCTGCTCGGTGCTCAAGCGCACCACGGACTTCAACGCGGTGCCGGTGATGGGCATGGTGCACGGCGTGCTCTTCATCCTCTACGTGGTCTTCTGGGCGGACGCCTGGAACCGCGCCAAGTGGAGGTGGCAGACCGCGGCCCTGTACTTCGTCCTCTCCGTCCTGCCCACCGGCGGCTTCTTCGCCGAGCGCAAGCTCAAGCGGGAGGCCGAGGCCGGGGTGATCGCGGCCCGCGCCCGTAAGGAGGGCGTGGTCAACGCATGA